The following are encoded in a window of Hemitrygon akajei unplaced genomic scaffold, sHemAka1.3 Scf000050, whole genome shotgun sequence genomic DNA:
- the LOC140721086 gene encoding uncharacterized protein, with protein MSSHLGAESHEEVANDQVVKALISFPILFERVLERPTASRPSEEGNLPSQLRDEPRNARAHDKYFSTPNLPDLGRREAKTESRPANPITDVRPQSCTCGHVPSARTPLADESVARYFARRDLVTSGLYQFDDKPENYRAWYSTFTNAIDGVQLRATQELDLMAKWLGKESCEQVRRMRSVYINKPELALKKAWERLQEGYGAPEIIEAALCQRLGNFPKVSAKDHTKLREFGDLLMEIQGAKEDGHSAGLVYLDTPTGIRQLVDKLPFGLQDRWLSVASDYKEEHEGQFPPFEYFTRFVCKEAKKRNDPSLIGPGSSTIYTKPDKSTSNNSNITKPVSALKTEVLTTNNDSSKNCPLHNKPHPLKRCRTFREKPLEEKKALLEEKGICFRCCSSTSHCARECTIAVKCLECDSTNHDWAMHPGPSPQTDNAPSPPQQDGGEGEAHSRTTVVSSSRTEVCGQAQASRSCSKICLTKVYPKGAKDKAIKAYVILDDQSNRSLVSPKFFNLFNIESEQFPYYLRTCSGNMKTYGRRAEGFQIESLDGKVLICLPPLVECEKILNNRTEIPTPSAVLHQPHLHHIAKHIPELDPEAEILLLLGRDVLRVHKVRQQVNGPHDAPFAQRLDLGWVVIGEVCPGNEHKSTVNTLNTNVLESSRHMILQPRTSSMCVQEAPQGFNKRKVTDETLGQSVFAQKEHDNKLAPSAQDATILKTEDTKVFRDKANSGVAPLPFREPRQCLPNDKEQAVKRFTPLQKTTKRRPEMQQSIRSTHEVLGTPMAEVTAIMNARPLLPVSSDPENPFILSPSMLLTQKAGAAPPPGDFSDKDLYTKQWRRDLQVGDLVLLKDKQIAGNCWPMARITATFPSRDGHVRKVELKTTDQGNVTIYQRPVTEVILLLPND; from the exons ATGTCTTCACATTTAGGAGCAGAATCACACGAAGAGGTGGCAAATGACCAGGTGGTAAAAGCTCtcatttcctttccaattctattTGAAA gagtcttggagaggccgacggcatcacgtccatccgaggaaggtaatttaccctcgcaactccgcgatgaacccaggaatgcaagggctcacgacaagtacttctcgacaccgaacttaccggatttggggagaagagaggcaaagactgagtccagaccagcaaatcccataacagatgtacgccctcagtcatgtacctgtggacatgttccctcagcccgcacgccacttgcagacgaatccgtagcacggtatttcgcacgacgggatctcgtcacttcaggactataccagttcgacgataaacctgaaaattaccgtgcatggtactccactttcaccaacgctatcgacggagtccagctcagagcaacccaggagttggatcttatggcaaaatggctgggaaaagaatcatgcgaacaggtgagacgcatgcgttcagtgtacatcaacaaacccgagctagcattgaagaaagcatgggagagacttcaggagggctacggagcccccgaaattattgaggcggcgctatgccaacgtttgggaaattttcctaaggtgtcagccaaggaccacaccaagctaagagaatttggagatttactcatggagattcaaggcgccaaagaagatggccactcagctggtctagtatacctagacactccaaccgggattagacaactcgtggacaaacttccatttgggctgcaggacaggtggttgtccgttgcctcagattacaaggaagaacacgaaggtcaattccctcccttcgagtatttcaccaggttcgtgtgcaaggaggcgaagaagcgaaacgatcctagcctcataggtccaggaagcagtacaatttacaccaagccagataaatccacttcgaataattccaacatcactaaaccagtctcagcgcttaagactgaagtccttacaactaacaacgattctagcaagaattgtccattgcataacaaaccccaccccctcaaaagatgcagaacgtttagggaaaaacccctcgaagagaagaaggccctcctcgaggagaaaggaatatgctttagatgctgttcctcgacctctcactgtgcaagagagtgtacgatcgccgtgaagtgcctggaatgtgatagcactaatcacgactgggccatgcatcctggcccgtcaccgcaaaccgacaacgctccttcacccccacaacaggacggcggggagggagaagctcactccaggacaactgttgtcagctcgagccgtacggaagtttgcggtcaagctcaggcaagccgttcttgttcaaagatctgtctcactaaggtgtatcctaagggagccaaagataaggccatcaaagcctacgtaattctggacgatcagagcaaccgctcgctggtcagtccaaagttctttaacttgttcaacattgagagtgagcagttcccatactaccttagaacttgctcaggcaacatgaaaacttacggaaggagggccgaaggcttccagatcgagtccctggatggtaaagtcctcatctgtctccccccactcgtagagtgcgagaaaatcttgaataaccgcactgagatcccgacgccaagtgcggtgctacaccaaccacatctccaccacatcgccaaacacatcccagagctggatccagaagcagaaatactcctgctattagggagggatgttctccgggtgcacaaggttaggcagcaggtcaatggaccacacgacgccccctttgcccaacgcctggatctgggctgggtggtgataggagaggtgtgccctggcaacgaacacaaatcaacggttaacacactcaacaccaatgtgctagagagtagccgccatatgattcttcaaccccgcacaagttccatgtgcgtccaggaagcaccacaaggctttaacaagcgcaaagtaactgacgagacgctgggtcagtctgtctttgctcaaaaggagcatgataataaactcgctccatcggctcaagacgccaccatcttaaaaacggaggacaccaaggtcttcagagacaaagcaaatagtggggtcgccccactacctttcagagaaccacgccagtgcttgccaaacgacaaagagcaggcagtcaagcggttcacgcccttgcaaaaaaccacgaaaaggagacctgagatgcagcaaagcatccgatcgacccacgaggtactgggcacaccaatggcagaggtcacagccattatgaatgcacgaccactcctacccgtgtcttctgacccagaaaaccccttcatactgtcgccatcaatgctccttacgcagaaggcaggagctgcccctccaccaggggacttctccgataaggacctgtacacaaagcaatggagaagggaccttcaagttggagatttagtcctgctcaaggacaagcaaatcgccggcaactgctggccaatggccaggatcactgccacattccctagtagggatggacacgTCCGGAAGGTTgaattgaaaactaccgaccaaggcaaTGTGACAATTTACCAAAGGcccgttacagaagtcattctacttctacctaatgactga